A region of Sphingobium baderi DNA encodes the following proteins:
- a CDS encoding PilZ domain-containing protein — protein MQIQRARVRIAVEIPIVITTVLDSLEGTIVDLSEGGAQVVGCSLPAKTQCQLDLDGHVVFGTVRWSEEDRMGIRFPYELTEGPLLERLHMARAARRAPMAAYQPAYERLPTTPYAPLIQSGFGRRIR, from the coding sequence ATGCAGATTCAGCGCGCCCGTGTCCGCATCGCAGTCGAAATTCCGATTGTCATCACCACTGTGCTTGACAGTCTGGAGGGAACGATCGTCGATCTGAGCGAAGGTGGCGCACAGGTAGTTGGGTGTTCCCTGCCCGCGAAAACGCAGTGCCAGCTCGATCTGGATGGCCATGTCGTGTTCGGCACGGTCCGTTGGTCCGAAGAGGACCGAATGGGAATCCGATTCCCCTATGAATTGACCGAAGGGCCATTGCTGGAGCGGCTACATATGGCGCGGGCCGCACGGCGAGCACCGATGGCGGCCTATCAACCCGCCTATGAACGTCTGCCCACGACGCCTTATGCCCCGCTGATACAAAGCGGCTTTGGACGGCGCATCCGCTAA
- a CDS encoding phosphatase PAP2 family protein, translated as MAFDLSLSNHDKEEPRSPILHACPPLLVMSVFSIIPAIGVGTGLFSMDIAALGPIFLAISVIVACGLRLSCLKMPMIGHLVWASGTFYLIALIVPLACAVLARTALPYADEALSQADQMLGFDWMAMIHLYQAHPIASEFLARVYMTLNWQPQLLLLLLCIFRSTPMVYRFLTAWALCLLMTVALFPFFPAVAAFDFYRINVADMPGPIMEYDWKLREIMDGLRNGTDAVLGLDHLKGIITMPSFHAASAVLLTWGYWSLTWMRWPFLLLNVIMIISALPIGGHYLIDIFAGMALAALSIQGANHIHRRIDNFEGVRLIARSSLQAA; from the coding sequence GTGGCGTTCGACCTTTCCCTATCCAATCACGATAAGGAAGAGCCTCGTTCGCCCATTCTCCACGCTTGCCCGCCGTTGCTGGTCATGTCGGTGTTTTCTATCATCCCGGCAATCGGCGTGGGCACGGGTCTGTTTTCCATGGATATCGCTGCACTCGGCCCAATTTTCCTGGCGATTTCGGTGATAGTGGCATGTGGACTTCGCCTGAGCTGCCTAAAGATGCCGATGATAGGCCACTTAGTCTGGGCCAGCGGCACCTTTTATCTGATCGCCCTGATCGTGCCGCTGGCCTGTGCAGTATTGGCCCGGACAGCCCTGCCTTATGCGGATGAAGCATTGAGCCAAGCGGATCAGATGCTGGGCTTTGACTGGATGGCAATGATTCACTTGTATCAGGCGCATCCCATCGCGTCCGAATTCCTTGCAAGAGTGTATATGACGCTGAACTGGCAACCTCAACTTCTGCTTCTGCTGCTCTGCATTTTCCGATCCACGCCTATGGTTTATCGTTTCCTGACGGCATGGGCCCTCTGCCTGCTCATGACCGTCGCACTCTTTCCCTTTTTTCCTGCCGTGGCCGCGTTCGATTTTTATCGAATCAATGTTGCGGACATGCCTGGCCCCATCATGGAATATGACTGGAAACTGCGGGAAATCATGGACGGATTAAGGAACGGAACGGACGCCGTTTTGGGTCTTGATCATCTGAAGGGCATCATAACCATGCCTAGCTTCCATGCGGCTTCAGCCGTATTGCTGACATGGGGTTACTGGTCGCTGACATGGATGCGCTGGCCTTTTCTTTTATTGAACGTCATCATGATCATCTCTGCGCTACCCATAGGCGGTCATTATCTGATCGACATTTTCGCGGGCATGGCGTTGGCTGCTTTGTCGATCCAGGGCGCCAATCACATCCATCGCCGGATCGACAATTTCGAGGGTGTTCGACTCATCGCAAGATCATCTCTGCAAGCAGCCTGA
- a CDS encoding ATP-dependent DNA helicase gives MIDPSALPALHASHGGIWHREEDHTQGIAKGQAISRAAETPTLILNAPLTGQRLGYPDLNGLDLLELWAFVYPAHFLVPTPKGLAEALDLPAIASEADIPALLQMATARLLDRIGSPAWKEREGAWTAAQALHRLRWPWAPLVARRIAQPKEAERWLFSKLPEWEETPPRPAARVIALEEDQVLGRLAHLTGMDAEPRPGQQAYAAAAISAFRPRAHRDQPNMLLAEAGTGIGKTLGYLAPASLWAAQAQGTVWVSTYTKALQRQLDRESPRLFPDPAMAAKRVVVRKGRENYLCLLNLEDALQGGFSGRAAILAQLVARWAAFTKDGDMIGGDLPGWLPILFRRNGSTALTDRRGECIYAGCPHYRKCFIERSVRASAEADIVIANHALVMINAARGRETGQQPQRIVFDEGHHLFDAADSTFSVALSGQEAIELRRWIMGPESGSRGRRRGLAARLSDLASYDEAGGEAIRMAADAARALPADEWLKRIVAGEPFGPVEALLSAVRGTVYTRAGDNGEADAGYGLETELAEPDGALVEAAQEAARALDALLRPLTQLAKRLEAVIEDAPDWLDGAARARVEGAIASLGWRCDLVSAWLALLARIGGPADGDFVDWLAVDRIEGREFDIGIHRHWLDPTRPLAETVLKPAQGVVVTSATLKGGGDWDNAERRCGAAHLPRGADRFEASSPFDYAARSEVLIVTDIKRGDIAGLSGAYARLIEAAGGGTLGLFTAIRRLRAVHARIADRLARAGLPLYAQHVDPMDTGTLVDIFRDDPRASLLGTDALRDGVDVPGHSLRLVVMEGVPWSKPTVLHAARKLAEGGSAYDDRLIRARLAQAFGRLIRRAGDKGSFVILSAAMPSRLLSAFPPGTPIRRLTLDEAIIAVSVGGQYSDGLGGGMRLGDQGIIHDPPAPERE, from the coding sequence GTGATCGACCCGTCCGCCCTGCCCGCACTCCATGCCAGCCATGGCGGCATCTGGCATCGGGAGGAGGATCACACCCAGGGCATCGCCAAGGGGCAGGCGATCAGCCGCGCGGCGGAGACCCCGACCCTGATCCTGAATGCGCCGCTCACCGGACAGAGGCTGGGCTATCCCGATCTGAATGGCCTCGACCTGCTGGAGTTGTGGGCATTCGTCTATCCCGCGCATTTCCTGGTGCCCACGCCCAAGGGGCTGGCCGAGGCGCTGGACCTGCCCGCCATCGCCAGCGAAGCGGATATTCCCGCGCTGTTGCAGATGGCGACGGCGCGGCTGCTCGACCGGATCGGATCGCCTGCATGGAAGGAACGCGAGGGCGCGTGGACGGCGGCGCAGGCGCTGCACCGGCTGCGCTGGCCATGGGCGCCGCTGGTGGCGCGCCGGATCGCACAGCCGAAGGAAGCGGAACGCTGGCTCTTTTCCAAATTGCCCGAATGGGAGGAGACACCGCCGCGCCCCGCGGCCCGCGTGATCGCGCTGGAGGAGGATCAGGTACTCGGCCGGCTGGCGCACCTGACCGGCATGGATGCGGAGCCGCGCCCCGGCCAGCAGGCCTATGCCGCCGCTGCCATCTCCGCCTTCCGCCCGCGCGCGCATCGCGATCAGCCCAACATGCTGCTGGCTGAGGCCGGGACCGGGATCGGCAAGACGCTGGGCTACCTCGCGCCCGCCTCGCTCTGGGCGGCGCAGGCACAGGGGACGGTGTGGGTGTCGACCTATACCAAGGCGTTGCAACGGCAACTGGACAGGGAAAGCCCGCGCCTCTTCCCCGATCCCGCGATGGCGGCCAAGCGCGTCGTGGTGCGGAAGGGGCGGGAGAATTATCTCTGCCTGCTGAACCTTGAGGATGCGCTGCAAGGCGGCTTTTCGGGGCGCGCGGCGATATTGGCGCAACTGGTGGCGCGCTGGGCGGCCTTCACCAAGGATGGCGACATGATCGGCGGCGACCTGCCCGGATGGCTGCCGATCTTGTTCCGGCGCAACGGCTCCACGGCGCTGACCGACCGGCGGGGCGAGTGCATCTATGCGGGCTGTCCACATTACCGGAAATGCTTCATCGAGCGGTCAGTGCGGGCTTCGGCGGAGGCGGACATCGTCATCGCCAATCATGCGCTGGTGATGATCAACGCCGCGCGCGGGCGGGAAACGGGGCAGCAGCCGCAGCGCATCGTCTTCGACGAAGGCCATCATCTGTTCGACGCGGCCGATTCGACCTTCTCGGTCGCGCTGTCGGGGCAGGAGGCGATCGAACTGCGCCGCTGGATCATGGGGCCGGAAAGCGGTTCGCGCGGGCGACGGCGGGGGCTGGCGGCGCGGCTTTCGGACCTTGCGAGCTATGACGAGGCGGGCGGCGAGGCGATCCGCATGGCGGCGGACGCGGCGCGCGCGCTCCCCGCCGACGAGTGGCTCAAGCGGATCGTCGCGGGCGAGCCTTTCGGGCCGGTCGAGGCGCTGCTCTCGGCGGTGCGCGGGACGGTCTACACCCGCGCGGGCGACAATGGCGAGGCGGATGCCGGATACGGGCTGGAGACGGAACTGGCCGAACCCGACGGCGCGCTGGTGGAGGCCGCGCAGGAAGCGGCGCGGGCGCTGGACGCGCTGCTGCGGCCCCTCACCCAGCTCGCCAAGCGGCTGGAAGCGGTGATCGAGGATGCGCCCGACTGGCTGGATGGCGCGGCGCGGGCGCGGGTCGAAGGGGCCATCGCTTCGCTGGGCTGGCGGTGCGATCTGGTTTCGGCCTGGCTGGCGCTGCTGGCGCGGATCGGGGGACCGGCGGACGGGGACTTCGTGGACTGGCTGGCGGTCGACCGGATCGAGGGACGCGAGTTCGACATCGGCATCCATCGCCACTGGCTCGATCCGACGCGGCCGCTGGCGGAGACGGTGCTGAAGCCCGCGCAGGGCGTGGTCGTCACGTCCGCGACGCTGAAGGGCGGCGGCGATTGGGACAATGCGGAGCGGCGCTGCGGCGCGGCCCATCTGCCGCGCGGGGCGGATCGGTTCGAAGCGTCCAGCCCCTTCGACTATGCGGCGCGGTCCGAGGTGCTGATCGTCACCGACATAAAGCGGGGCGACATCGCCGGGCTGTCGGGGGCCTATGCGCGCCTGATCGAGGCAGCGGGCGGGGGGACGCTGGGGCTGTTCACTGCGATCCGGCGGCTTCGGGCGGTCCATGCGCGGATTGCGGATCGACTGGCGCGGGCAGGGCTGCCGCTTTACGCGCAGCATGTCGATCCGATGGATACCGGCACGCTGGTCGATATCTTCCGCGACGATCCGCGCGCGTCGCTGCTGGGAACCGACGCCCTGCGCGACGGGGTGGACGTGCCGGGCCATTCGCTGCGGCTGGTGGTGATGGAGGGGGTGCCCTGGTCCAAGCCCACGGTGCTGCACGCCGCGCGCAAGCTGGCGGAGGGCGGGAGCGCCTATGACGACCGGCTGATCCGGGCGCGGCTGGCGCAGGCATTCGGGCGGCTCATCCGGCGCGCGGGGGACAAGGGCAGCTTCGTCATCCTGTCCGCCGCTATGCCGAGCCGGTTGCTGTCCGCCTTTCCGCCCGGCACGCCGATCCGCCGCCTGACGCTGGACGAAGCGATCATCGCCGTCAGCGTCGGCGGGCAATATAGCGATGGCCTTGGCGGCGGCATGAGGCTAGGGGATCAGGGAATCATCCATGATCCGCCCGCCCCGGAGAGAGAATGA
- a CDS encoding SixA phosphatase family protein has protein sequence MKRLTLLRHAKSDWDDPVARDFDRPLNRRGEKAALLMGQFAQTKKMRFDRLVASPAVRVVQTLETFFAGYGEALDAHWDRRIYLASAATLLDVVRDLPEETGSALMAGHNPGFEELILELVPDDGASPIREDVEVKFPTASLAVMDLAIDRWADAAENSATLVSFIRPRDLDPALGPGTR, from the coding sequence ATGAAGCGCCTGACCCTGCTGCGCCATGCCAAGTCCGACTGGGACGATCCGGTCGCCCGCGACTTTGACCGGCCGCTCAATCGCCGGGGAGAAAAAGCGGCGCTGTTGATGGGGCAATTCGCGCAGACGAAGAAGATGCGCTTCGACCGGCTCGTGGCGTCCCCCGCCGTGCGGGTCGTACAGACGCTGGAAACCTTCTTTGCGGGTTATGGCGAAGCGCTGGACGCGCATTGGGACCGGCGCATCTATCTGGCGTCGGCGGCGACCCTGCTGGACGTGGTGCGCGATCTGCCCGAAGAGACGGGGAGCGCGCTGATGGCAGGGCATAATCCGGGTTTTGAAGAACTGATCCTGGAACTGGTGCCGGACGATGGCGCCAGCCCGATACGAGAGGATGTGGAAGTGAAATTCCCCACCGCCAGCCTTGCCGTCATGGACCTGGCCATCGACCGCTGGGCCGATGCGGCAGAAAATAGCGCGACGCTGGTGAGCTTCATCCGGCCCCGCGATCTGGACCCCGCCTTGGGACCGGGCACGCGCTGA
- a CDS encoding GNAT family N-acetyltransferase has protein sequence MTPILWRRAEMRDAPALSILGCATFLASFAHDHPGKALIDHILGAHDEAFYRAVLGDLDQTALIGETPLGAPVGYALLTPPDLPVPVVKGLDAELKRFYLLSGWQGRGNGDALMELVVAEARARKAQRLLLAVYFANEKARRFYGRHGFAEIGETVFMVGDVPFRDLIYARSL, from the coding sequence ATGACACCGATCCTTTGGCGCAGAGCCGAAATGCGCGATGCGCCTGCTCTGTCGATATTGGGCTGCGCGACATTTCTGGCAAGCTTTGCCCATGATCATCCGGGCAAGGCGCTGATCGACCACATCCTTGGCGCTCATGATGAAGCCTTTTATCGCGCCGTGCTGGGCGATCTCGACCAGACGGCGCTGATCGGCGAAACGCCGCTAGGCGCACCGGTGGGTTATGCGCTGCTGACGCCGCCAGACCTTCCAGTTCCGGTAGTCAAAGGACTGGACGCAGAATTGAAGCGCTTTTACCTGCTGAGCGGCTGGCAAGGGCGGGGCAATGGCGACGCGCTGATGGAGCTGGTAGTGGCCGAAGCGCGGGCGCGAAAGGCGCAGCGCCTGCTGCTGGCCGTCTATTTCGCGAATGAAAAAGCGCGCCGTTTCTATGGGCGGCATGGCTTTGCGGAAATCGGCGAAACCGTCTTCATGGTCGGGGACGTGCCGTTCCGCGACCTGATCTATGCTCGTTCGCTGTAA
- a CDS encoding MerR family transcriptional regulator, protein MEKAEGAFLTISELAGELDLPQHILRYWETRFPQLRPLQRAGNRRYYRPADVALVRRINQLLNVEGFTVRGAQKALADGNGASSPKSQPSQPGTDLLRRLESIRTTLAQALGE, encoded by the coding sequence ATGGAAAAGGCAGAGGGTGCGTTTCTGACCATCAGTGAGTTGGCGGGTGAGCTGGATCTTCCGCAACATATACTGCGCTATTGGGAAACGCGCTTCCCACAGCTTCGTCCGCTGCAACGGGCGGGTAACCGACGCTATTACCGCCCGGCCGATGTCGCGCTGGTTCGCCGGATCAACCAGCTTCTCAATGTCGAAGGCTTCACCGTGCGCGGCGCGCAAAAGGCGCTGGCCGACGGCAATGGCGCATCTTCGCCAAAGTCGCAGCCGAGCCAGCCCGGAACTGATCTGCTCAGGCGTCTGGAGTCGATCCGCACCACATTGGCGCAGGCGCTGGGCGAGTAA
- the ihfA gene encoding integration host factor subunit alpha, protein MTGNGTLTRADLAESVNRHIGLSRAEAAALVESILEHMADALERGENVKISSFGTFVLRDKNQRMGRNPKTGVEVPIEPRRVLTFRASQAMRDRVAGG, encoded by the coding sequence ATGACGGGCAATGGAACCTTGACGCGGGCCGACCTTGCAGAAAGCGTCAATCGTCACATTGGCCTTTCGCGCGCCGAAGCGGCGGCGCTGGTGGAATCCATCCTCGAACATATGGCTGACGCGCTGGAGAGGGGAGAAAATGTGAAAATCTCCAGCTTCGGCACCTTCGTCCTGCGCGACAAGAATCAGCGTATGGGCCGCAACCCGAAAACGGGTGTGGAAGTGCCGATCGAACCGCGTCGCGTGCTGACCTTCCGCGCCAGTCAGGCCATGCGGGACCGCGTGGCCGGCGGCTGA
- a CDS encoding beta-ketoacyl-ACP synthase III produces MIRRSILLGTGSALPARKVTNAELAQTVDTSDEWIVERTGIRARYIAGEGETTASLATDAARAALDAAKLTPQDIDLIILATATPDQTFPASATLVQAALGIDDCVAFDVAAVCSGFLYAVTVADSMIRSGAARRALVIGSETFSRILDWEDRGTCVLFGDGAGAIVLGAEESTEGTRGILASKLHADGRHNQLLYVDGGPSTTQTVGKLRMRGQEVFRHAVVNLASVLTEVLALADLTPADIDWLIPHQANARILDATARKLKLPPEKVVMTVDQHANTSAASVPLALDLAVRDGRIKTGDLLVLEAMGGGFTWGACALRV; encoded by the coding sequence GTGATCCGCCGTTCGATACTTCTGGGCACGGGTTCGGCTCTGCCGGCGCGCAAGGTCACCAATGCGGAACTGGCGCAGACGGTTGACACCAGCGATGAATGGATTGTGGAGCGCACCGGCATCCGCGCGCGCTATATCGCGGGCGAAGGAGAAACTACCGCGTCGCTGGCGACCGATGCGGCCCGCGCCGCGCTGGATGCCGCGAAGCTGACTCCACAGGACATCGATCTCATCATCCTGGCGACCGCCACGCCCGATCAGACTTTCCCGGCCAGCGCCACGCTGGTGCAGGCGGCGCTCGGCATCGACGATTGCGTCGCCTTCGATGTGGCGGCTGTCTGTTCCGGTTTCCTCTATGCGGTGACAGTCGCCGACAGCATGATCCGCTCGGGCGCGGCCCGGCGCGCGCTGGTGATCGGGTCCGAAACCTTCAGCCGCATTCTCGACTGGGAAGACCGAGGCACCTGCGTTCTGTTCGGCGATGGCGCGGGCGCGATCGTGCTTGGCGCGGAGGAAAGCACGGAGGGCACCCGCGGCATCCTCGCATCGAAACTCCATGCCGATGGCCGCCATAACCAGCTGCTCTATGTAGACGGCGGGCCTTCTACCACGCAGACCGTTGGCAAGTTGCGGATGAGGGGGCAGGAAGTCTTTCGCCACGCGGTCGTCAATCTCGCTTCCGTCCTGACCGAAGTGCTCGCGCTGGCGGACCTCACCCCCGCCGATATCGACTGGCTGATCCCGCATCAGGCCAACGCCCGCATCCTCGACGCGACAGCGCGCAAGCTGAAGCTGCCGCCCGAAAAGGTCGTCATGACGGTGGATCAGCATGCCAATACTTCCGCCGCGTCGGTGCCGCTGGCGCTCGATCTGGCGGTGCGCGACGGCCGGATCAAGACAGGTGACTTGCTCGTGCTGGAAGCCATGGGCGGCGGCTTCACCTGGGGCGCTTGCGCCTTGCGCGTCTAG
- the plsX gene encoding phosphate acyltransferase PlsX, translated as MGGDEGVRVMMAGVALARRRHDGLRFILFGDETQIKAALDNHPNLRAASEVVHSDSVVDGSDKPSAAVRKKGSSMSMAIAAVKSGDAGAAVSAGNTGALMAMAKVALRTMPGIDRPALAAMLPTLGDNDVVMLDLGANTECDARNLVQFAVMGAAYARIACDLDRPRVRLMNIGTEELKGTDEIRDAAAILRAADALPLSFEGFTEGDKIGRGDVDVIVCDGFSGNVALKTAEGTARFVTDLLRKAFTSSLRSKIGFLISKPAMDLLKHHLDPNNHNGAVFLGLNGVVIKSHGGATDKGVANAVHVAARLLEEDITRRIAADMAGIEALSAPSKQELSAK; from the coding sequence ATGGGCGGGGATGAAGGCGTTCGCGTTATGATGGCGGGCGTGGCTTTGGCCCGTCGCCGTCATGACGGCCTGCGTTTCATCCTGTTCGGTGACGAAACGCAGATCAAGGCGGCGCTCGACAACCACCCCAATCTGCGCGCGGCTTCCGAAGTCGTCCATAGCGATTCGGTGGTCGATGGCAGCGACAAGCCCAGTGCCGCCGTTCGCAAGAAGGGCAGTTCGATGAGCATGGCAATCGCTGCCGTGAAATCGGGCGATGCCGGGGCAGCCGTGTCGGCGGGCAATACCGGTGCGTTGATGGCGATGGCGAAGGTTGCGCTTCGCACCATGCCGGGCATTGACCGGCCCGCGCTAGCTGCGATGCTGCCAACGCTGGGCGATAACGATGTCGTCATGCTGGACCTTGGCGCGAACACGGAATGCGATGCGCGCAACCTCGTCCAGTTCGCGGTGATGGGTGCGGCCTATGCCCGCATCGCCTGCGACCTCGACCGCCCGCGCGTGCGCCTGATGAACATCGGCACCGAGGAACTCAAGGGCACCGACGAAATCCGCGACGCCGCCGCGATCCTGCGCGCCGCCGATGCGCTGCCACTGTCCTTCGAAGGCTTTACCGAGGGCGACAAGATTGGCCGGGGCGATGTCGACGTGATCGTGTGCGACGGCTTTTCGGGCAATGTCGCGCTCAAGACCGCGGAGGGCACCGCCCGTTTCGTCACCGACCTGCTACGCAAGGCGTTCACCAGTTCGCTGCGCTCCAAGATCGGCTTCCTGATCTCCAAGCCTGCGATGGATCTGCTCAAACATCATCTCGATCCCAATAATCACAATGGTGCGGTTTTTCTGGGCCTCAACGGCGTGGTCATAAAAAGCCATGGGGGCGCCACCGACAAGGGCGTGGCCAACGCCGTCCACGTCGCCGCGCGCCTGCTGGAGGAAGACATCACCCGGCGCATCGCCGCCGACATGGCGGGGATCGAAGCCTTGTCCGCACCCTCCAAGCAGGAGCTGTCCGCAAAGTGA
- the rpmF gene encoding 50S ribosomal protein L32: MAVPKRKTSPSRRGMRRSHDSLRVEAFQECSNCGELKRPHNLCDACGHYNGREVVAVGA, encoded by the coding sequence ATGGCTGTCCCAAAGAGGAAAACGTCTCCCTCCCGCCGCGGTATGCGCCGCAGCCACGATTCGCTGCGCGTCGAAGCGTTCCAGGAATGCTCGAACTGTGGCGAATTGAAGCGTCCGCATAATCTTTGCGATGCTTGCGGCCATTATAATGGTCGTGAAGTCGTTGCCGTCGGAGCCTGA
- a CDS encoding MAPEG family protein, translating into MLLPITLTLAAACALINLWLASRCVRIRMADKAIHGDGGNALLARRMRAHANFIEYTPIVLILFALIEMALGASLWLWIGALAYAIARIAHGLGMDAESGGGLRAMGALATWIIMIALAGAALYAAYYGTREIPAPPALAAVV; encoded by the coding sequence ATGCTACTGCCGATCACGCTGACGCTGGCTGCCGCCTGCGCGCTCATTAACCTGTGGCTGGCGAGCCGCTGCGTGCGAATCCGGATGGCCGACAAGGCCATACACGGCGATGGCGGCAACGCCCTGCTGGCGCGGCGGATGCGCGCCCATGCCAATTTCATCGAATATACGCCGATCGTCCTGATCCTGTTTGCGCTCATTGAGATGGCGCTGGGCGCATCGCTGTGGCTGTGGATCGGCGCGCTTGCTTATGCCATCGCGCGAATCGCCCATGGGCTGGGCATGGATGCGGAAAGCGGCGGCGGCCTGCGCGCCATGGGGGCGCTTGCCACATGGATCATCATGATCGCGCTGGCTGGCGCCGCGCTCTATGCCGCTTATTACGGTACGCGGGAAATCCCCGCGCCGCCCGCACTGGCCGCCGTCGTCTAG
- a CDS encoding MBL fold metallo-hydrolase, producing the protein MTMPPLKATIIPVTPLQQNCTLLWCTATNKGAFVDPGGDLDRLKAAAEQQGVTVEKLLVTHGHIDHCGQTGILAEELGVPIEGPHEADRFWIDRLAEDGSRYGIKGQIFEPDRWLHDGDQVTVGNLVLDVLHCPGHTPGHVIFHHAPSKLAIVGDVLFQGSIGRTDFPMGNHQDLIDAITGKLWPLGGDTAFVPGHGPMSNFAHERRSNPFVADAVLA; encoded by the coding sequence ATGACCATGCCTCCGCTCAAAGCCACTATTATCCCTGTCACGCCCTTGCAGCAGAATTGCACCCTGCTCTGGTGCACGGCCACCAATAAGGGCGCCTTCGTCGATCCGGGCGGTGATCTCGACCGGCTCAAGGCGGCCGCCGAACAACAGGGCGTGACCGTCGAAAAGCTGCTCGTCACCCATGGGCATATCGATCATTGCGGGCAGACGGGCATATTGGCGGAAGAACTGGGCGTGCCGATCGAAGGGCCGCATGAAGCGGATCGGTTCTGGATCGACCGGCTTGCCGAGGATGGCAGCCGTTACGGCATAAAAGGCCAAATTTTCGAACCGGACCGCTGGCTCCACGATGGAGATCAGGTGACGGTGGGTAATCTGGTGCTGGATGTGCTGCATTGCCCCGGCCACACGCCCGGCCATGTCATATTCCACCACGCCCCCAGCAAGCTCGCCATCGTCGGCGACGTGCTGTTTCAAGGGTCTATCGGCCGTACCGACTTCCCCATGGGCAATCATCAGGATTTGATCGACGCCATCACCGGCAAGCTCTGGCCGCTTGGCGGGGACACGGCCTTCGTTCCCGGCCATGGCCCCATGAGCAATTTCGCGCATGAACGACGGAGTAACCCGTTCGTTGCCGATGCAGTGCTGGCCTAG
- a CDS encoding RrF2 family transcriptional regulator, translated as MLSQKTRYAIRALQHLADRYRQGPVPLTEISSQQNIPSKFLTVILSELAREGLVETQRGRDGGYWLALAPVDISYGDIVRLTRGSLALTPCASRFAHETCNNCLPESECRLHRVMLRLRDETAKVLDGISLAERFDMEEAEQER; from the coding sequence ATGCTTTCGCAGAAGACCCGCTATGCCATCCGCGCACTTCAGCATCTGGCCGATCGCTACCGTCAGGGCCCGGTTCCGCTTACCGAAATTTCGTCGCAGCAGAATATTCCCTCCAAGTTCCTGACGGTGATCCTGTCCGAACTGGCGCGCGAAGGGCTGGTGGAAACGCAGCGTGGGCGGGATGGCGGTTATTGGCTGGCCCTTGCGCCAGTCGACATCAGCTATGGCGACATTGTGCGGCTGACGCGTGGGTCGCTCGCGCTCACGCCCTGCGCCAGCCGTTTCGCGCACGAAACCTGCAATAATTGCCTGCCCGAATCGGAGTGTCGCCTGCATCGGGTGATGCTGCGTCTGCGTGACGAAACGGCCAAGGTGCTTGACGGCATCAGCCTGGCCGAGAGGTTCGACATGGAGGAAGCGGAGCAGGAACGATGA
- a CDS encoding ArsC family reductase, with the protein MITMYGIKNCDTIKKARNFLDNSRLPYSFHDYKVSGVDEAALRGWVDEHGWETILNRSGTTFRALPEGDRAHIDADKAVLLMMANPSMIKRPILDVGGRTIVGFKASTYETALEGAAA; encoded by the coding sequence ATGATCACCATGTATGGCATCAAGAATTGCGACACGATCAAGAAGGCGCGCAATTTCCTCGACAACAGCCGCCTTCCATACAGCTTCCACGACTATAAGGTGTCGGGCGTCGACGAAGCGGCGTTGCGCGGATGGGTGGACGAGCATGGCTGGGAAACCATCCTCAACCGTTCGGGCACGACGTTCCGCGCTTTGCCGGAAGGGGATCGCGCGCATATCGACGCGGACAAGGCGGTGCTGCTGATGATGGCGAACCCGTCGATGATAAAGCGCCCGATCCTGGACGTGGGTGGGCGCACCATCGTCGGCTTCAAGGCATCGACCTATGAAACCGCGCTGGAGGGTGCGGCGGCGTGA
- a CDS encoding RidA family protein: MSRRLISSGSPFEAHVGYSRALVQGDWCFVSGTTGYDPDTRAMPERVADQAANALKVIGAALAEDGFSFGDVVRVNYYITDPAYWDEIAAPLRAVFGDIRPAATCTVTGLIEPLMKIEIDVTAFKG, from the coding sequence ATGTCCCGCAGGCTGATATCTTCCGGTTCGCCGTTTGAGGCGCATGTCGGCTATTCGCGCGCTCTGGTTCAGGGCGACTGGTGCTTTGTGTCAGGCACTACCGGCTATGACCCCGACACCCGAGCCATGCCGGAACGCGTTGCCGATCAGGCCGCCAATGCGCTCAAGGTCATAGGCGCCGCGCTGGCGGAGGACGGCTTTTCCTTCGGCGATGTCGTGCGCGTCAATTATTACATCACCGACCCTGCATATTGGGACGAAATCGCAGCGCCCCTGCGCGCGGTTTTCGGGGACATCCGCCCCGCTGCCACCTGCACCGTCACCGGCCTCATCGAGCCGTTGATGAAGATCGAAATCGACGTCACCGCTTTCAAAGGATAA